The Longimicrobiaceae bacterium region CGGCGCGCCCGTCCGGGGCAGGGCGGAACGCGTCCTGGTCACCCTGGGAGGGAGCGACCCGGAGGGGCGTACGGCGGAGATCGTGGAGGCGCTGGTGGAGCTCCCCTGGTACCGGGGGGGGGGGGCGCTCACCGTGGTGCTCGGTGCGAGCTACGCGGCCCCCCGCCCGTGGGAGGGCTGGGGCGCCGCCCGGACGGTGCGGCTCGACGTCGTGCAGCAGCCGGCCGACTTCGTCGCCCGCTGCGCCGCGGCGGACCTGGTGGTCTGCGGCGCCAGCACCACCACCTACGAGCTCGCCCACCTCGGCCGGCCGTTCGTCCCCGTGGCGCTGGTGGACAACCAGGCGCGGATCACTGCGGAGTGGGCCCGCCTCGGCGTGGGAGACGGCCTCGCCGTCTGGAACCCCGGGTGGCGGGAGGCGCTCGCCGCCGACGTGGAGCGCCTGGCCGGCGACGCCGCGTCGCGGGCCCGGCGCTCTGCCGCGGCGTCGTGCGTGGTGGACGGCCGGGGGATCTTCCGGGTGCTGGAGGCCTGCGCGGCCGCCGTCCGGCGGTGGGCGGGAGCGTGAGCGCGGCGCCCGGGGTCCCGTACGTCCTCCTGGGGAACGGCGCGGTCGCGCGCGCCTTCCTGGAGGAGGGCGCCGGCTCCGCCGGGCCCCCGCTCCGGGTGGTGCTGAACGCGCCCGGGAAGCAGCGCGACGCCGCGGGGATGCGCGCCGCCGCGGCCGGCGCGGGGGTGCCGGTGGACGAGTGGTCGCCGGAGGCGCGCGAGCGGCTCCTCTCGCTGGCCCGGGAGCGCGGAGACGCGTGGCTGCTGTCGGTGTACTTCGGGCACCTGCTGGACGCCGAGCTGCTCGACGCATTCGGGGGGCGGGCGGTGAACCTCCACCCCTCTCTCCTGCCCTGGTGCCAGGGAGTGCACACCAACGTCTGGCCGATCGTGGAGGGGTGCCCGGCCGGAGTGACGCTCCACGCAATGGTGCCGCGGGTGGACGCCGGGCCTGTGCTGGCGCAGCGCACGGTGCCAGTGGAGCCCTGGGACACGGCGGCGACGCTGTACGCGCGGCTGGAGGCGGAGGCGCTCTGTCTCGTGCGAGAGGCCTGGCCGGCCGGCGTGCTCGCGGCCTGGCCGGGGACTCTCCAGGGCCAGGGCGGGAGCCGGCACCGGGTGGCGGACATGCGTGCGCTGGACGAGTACGGCCTCGACGAGCACCCGGAGGCGCGGGCCTTCTTCGACCTGCTTCGCGCCCGGTCCTTCCCGCCGTACCCGGGGCTCCGGGTGCGGAGCGGCGGGCGGCTGCTGGAGGCGACGGTGACACTGCGGGAGATCGCGGACGATGAACGGGACGATTGACATCGGCGGGCGGCGGGTGGGACCGGGGCACCCCGCGTACCTGGTCGCGGAGCTCTCGGGGAACCACAACGGCGACCTGCAGCGCGCGCTCGACACGGTGCGCGCCGCCGCTGAGGCCGGAGCCGACGCCATAAAGCTGCAGACGTACACCGCCGACACCCTCACCATCGACTCCCGGAAGGAGCATTTCGTCGTCCCGGGAGACGGGCCGTGGGGCGGGCGGACCCTCTACCAGCTCTACGAGGAGGCGCACACGCCCTGGGAGTGGCACCCGCGCCTGTTCGAGGAGGCGCGCGCTTACGGCCTGGACATCTTCTCCACCCCGTTCGACGCCACCGCCGTCGACCTGCTGGAGGAGCTGGGGGCGCCGGTGTACAAGGTCGCCTCGTTCGAGCTGGTGGACGACGAGATCCTCCGCACCGTGGCGGCGACCGCAAAGCCGGTGGTCCTTTCCACGGGGATGGGGAGCCTGGAGGAGGTCGCGCACGCCGTGGCGGTCCTGCGCGGCGCCGGCTGCGAGCAGGTGCTCCTCCTGCGCTGCACGAGCAGTTACCCCGCGCCGGACGCGTCCATGAACCTGGCGACCCTTCCGGTCCTGGCGCAGGCGACGGGGTGCCCGGTGGGGCTCTCGGACCACAGCCTGGGGACGACCGCGCCGGTGGTGGCGGTCACGCTCGGCGCCTGCTTCGTGGAGAAGCACTTCACGCTGAGCCGCGCGGACGGCGGCGTGGACAGCCACTTCTCGCTGGAGCCGGCCGAGTTCCGCGCCCTGGTGGAGGACGTCCGCCGGGCCGAGGCCATGATCGGCGTCCCCTCCTTCGGCCCGGGCGTGGCCGAGGAGGGGAGCACCGTCTTCCGCCGCTCGCTCTTCGTGGTCCGGGACGTGGCC contains the following coding sequences:
- a CDS encoding formyltransferase family protein codes for the protein MSAAPGVPYVLLGNGAVARAFLEEGAGSAGPPLRVVLNAPGKQRDAAGMRAAAAGAGVPVDEWSPEARERLLSLARERGDAWLLSVYFGHLLDAELLDAFGGRAVNLHPSLLPWCQGVHTNVWPIVEGCPAGVTLHAMVPRVDAGPVLAQRTVPVEPWDTAATLYARLEAEALCLVREAWPAGVLAAWPGTLQGQGGSRHRVADMRALDEYGLDEHPEARAFFDLLRARSFPPYPGLRVRSGGRLLEATVTLREIADDERDD
- the pseI gene encoding pseudaminic acid synthase codes for the protein MNGTIDIGGRRVGPGHPAYLVAELSGNHNGDLQRALDTVRAAAEAGADAIKLQTYTADTLTIDSRKEHFVVPGDGPWGGRTLYQLYEEAHTPWEWHPRLFEEARAYGLDIFSTPFDATAVDLLEELGAPVYKVASFELVDDEILRTVAATAKPVVLSTGMGSLEEVAHAVAVLRGAGCEQVLLLRCTSSYPAPDASMNLATLPVLAQATGCPVGLSDHSLGTTAPVVAVTLGACFVEKHFTLSRADGGVDSHFSLEPAEFRALVEDVRRAEAMIGVPSFGPGVAEEGSTVFRRSLFVVRDVAEGEEFTRESVRSIRPGYGMPPRFLDVVVGKRAARAVERGTPLSWDLVGGA